One window of Mediterraneibacter gnavus ATCC 29149 genomic DNA carries:
- a CDS encoding isopeptide-forming domain-containing fimbrial protein: MKRNKVWMFATLLALGGISVSTVGAPLLTVQAAEEATVAAKEYNTQGGIANMGSGTANITIKGNAGQTLVGKKFHVYKLFLAQNAQGMESINYTFNPAYEQALKNVAAKALSVPVDDVTEYMVIDYIQSLNSYKVEGAQTEQELEGRYSKFRYFVEDLRDEIEKQGVQSEVVNVKDVKADNSVQLTGLAFGYYLVDEITDVEGTHSAGSLCMVSTANPTAEMQIKSDYPSVIKKIQEDDLPQNIPDKNGWNDIGDYEIGQTVPYKYESNIPNMNGYKTYYYAWHDKMDKALTFQPESVKITISDEKGKSYTLKKGEFTVNTNSGGEDTFQVVVQDIKAIVDRQFPNFNAKQENTYGQKVTLTYEATLNDLAANDTGRPGFENDVRLEFSNDADSNGDGKTGFTPWDTVVCFTYRIDIVKTNDHDKVLQGAHFRLYSDKDCKNEVYVKQGDTGYHVINRDSAGGTDHTGGSQPQDAVEMVSGADGQVILIGLDQGTYWLKETKAPDGYRLLKDPIEIKIIPTYTDDRNNYIKGQGATAETLKELQATAHIKSFYDGATEENDLQLETDPEQGNANLTVVNKVGSKLPVTGTPAMAILLVTGAGLMAVAVTKARKKE; the protein is encoded by the coding sequence ATGAAGAGAAATAAAGTGTGGATGTTCGCAACACTCTTAGCATTGGGTGGAATCAGTGTAAGTACCGTAGGGGCTCCGCTGTTGACAGTACAGGCTGCAGAAGAAGCAACCGTGGCAGCAAAGGAATATAACACCCAGGGCGGAATTGCCAACATGGGAAGCGGCACGGCAAACATTACCATCAAGGGAAATGCAGGCCAGACGCTGGTAGGGAAGAAATTCCATGTGTACAAGCTGTTCCTGGCGCAGAATGCACAGGGCATGGAATCCATCAATTACACCTTCAATCCAGCCTACGAACAGGCATTAAAGAATGTGGCAGCAAAGGCACTGTCTGTTCCAGTGGATGATGTGACAGAATATATGGTAATCGATTACATCCAGTCTCTGAACTCCTACAAAGTGGAAGGAGCGCAGACGGAACAGGAACTGGAAGGACGCTACAGCAAGTTTCGGTATTTCGTAGAGGATTTACGAGATGAAATCGAAAAACAGGGTGTGCAGTCCGAGGTGGTAAATGTAAAGGATGTAAAAGCTGACAATTCTGTCCAGCTGACAGGCTTAGCGTTCGGCTATTATCTGGTGGATGAAATTACGGATGTGGAAGGGACACACTCTGCAGGATCTCTTTGTATGGTGAGTACAGCAAACCCAACGGCAGAAATGCAGATCAAATCCGATTATCCAAGTGTGATCAAAAAAATCCAGGAGGATGATCTGCCCCAGAACATTCCGGATAAAAACGGGTGGAATGACATTGGGGACTATGAGATCGGTCAGACCGTTCCTTACAAATACGAGTCCAACATTCCAAACATGAACGGATACAAGACCTATTACTACGCATGGCATGACAAGATGGACAAAGCCCTGACATTCCAGCCGGAAAGTGTGAAGATCACCATTTCCGATGAAAAGGGGAAAAGCTACACTTTGAAAAAAGGGGAATTTACTGTGAACACCAATTCAGGAGGGGAAGATACTTTCCAGGTGGTTGTCCAGGATATCAAAGCAATCGTGGACAGACAGTTCCCGAATTTTAATGCGAAACAGGAAAATACCTATGGACAGAAAGTGACGCTGACTTACGAGGCAACGTTGAATGATCTGGCGGCCAACGATACGGGACGTCCAGGATTCGAAAATGACGTGCGTCTGGAATTCTCCAACGATGCAGATTCCAACGGAGACGGGAAAACAGGATTTACCCCATGGGATACGGTCGTCTGCTTCACCTATCGGATTGACATTGTGAAAACCAATGACCATGACAAGGTGCTGCAGGGTGCACATTTCCGGTTATACAGTGACAAAGACTGTAAAAACGAAGTCTACGTGAAACAGGGGGATACAGGCTATCATGTGATCAACCGGGATTCTGCCGGAGGTACGGATCACACAGGTGGCAGCCAACCACAGGATGCGGTGGAGATGGTATCCGGAGCGGATGGACAGGTGATCCTCATCGGTCTGGATCAGGGAACGTATTGGCTGAAAGAGACCAAAGCCCCGGACGGATACCGGTTGTTAAAAGACCCCATCGAGATCAAGATCATCCCAACCTATACGGATGACCGAAACAATTACATCAAGGGTCAGGGAGCCACTGCAGAAACCTTGAAGGAGCTGCAGGCAACGGCACATATCAAGAGCTTCTATGACGGGGCAACGGAAGAAAATGACCTGCAGCTGGAAACCGATCCGGAACAGGGAAATGCGAACCTGACCGTTGTCAACAAAGTGGGAAGCAAACTTCCGGTTACCGGTACTCCGGCAATGGCAATCCTCCTGGTAACAGGAGCCGGGCTGATGGCAGTGGCAGTTACAAAAGCAAGAAAGAAGGAATAA
- a CDS encoding PrgI family protein, producing MKIDINKDFETAYQQSIWKGLDLKQLITVGCFLPTVIGIMVALWYFLNVPPQGGVYIGILAALPIPFLGLFKYRGMSIPMLCKEWKYLQKTKKLCGETETEAGQKHRVFTMHPSRKER from the coding sequence ATGAAAATCGATATCAACAAAGATTTTGAAACGGCATATCAGCAATCCATCTGGAAAGGGCTGGATCTGAAACAGCTGATTACGGTAGGCTGCTTTTTGCCGACGGTGATCGGGATTATGGTTGCCCTTTGGTATTTTTTAAACGTTCCGCCGCAGGGAGGCGTTTACATTGGAATTCTGGCAGCACTGCCGATCCCGTTTTTGGGACTGTTCAAATACCGGGGAATGTCTATCCCGATGTTATGCAAAGAATGGAAGTATCTACAGAAAACAAAGAAACTTTGTGGGGAAACAGAAACTGAAGCCGGTCAGAAACACCGAGTATTTACCATGCATCCATCGAGAAAGGAGCGATAA
- a CDS encoding class C sortase, giving the protein MRKRWGIWVLFVLGFLCCCLPLLAHLYSQKEQEKVIATYQKTIREQKRDVKELRKQAEHYNSILYQTNGAALSGEDALLLGDASYASLLDTTGTGVMGSLDIPKIGVELPIYHGTSEEVLSKGIGHLQGSSLPVGGESTHSILTGHRGLPQSKLLTRLDELEKGDYFFFHVLDETLAYQVTEIQVVKPEEVSVLKIQEGQDLASIITCTPYGLNTHRLIVTGKRVPYEAKQANSMGEELPSARELVFTLLPFAFLLLFLLYIWRERRRTINEAKYDDKI; this is encoded by the coding sequence ATGCGGAAACGATGGGGAATCTGGGTGTTGTTTGTACTTGGATTCCTTTGTTGCTGTCTGCCCCTTCTGGCACATCTGTACAGTCAGAAAGAGCAGGAAAAGGTGATTGCAACCTATCAGAAGACCATCCGGGAACAGAAACGGGATGTAAAAGAACTACGGAAACAGGCAGAACATTACAACAGCATCCTCTACCAGACCAATGGGGCAGCCTTATCTGGGGAGGATGCACTTCTTTTGGGGGATGCGTCTTACGCATCCCTGCTAGATACGACCGGGACAGGGGTCATGGGAAGTCTGGATATCCCAAAAATCGGAGTGGAACTTCCAATCTATCATGGAACGAGTGAAGAAGTATTATCGAAAGGGATCGGGCATCTGCAGGGAAGCAGCCTTCCGGTGGGAGGGGAATCTACCCATAGCATTTTAACCGGACATCGGGGACTTCCCCAGTCGAAGCTTCTGACCAGGCTGGATGAATTGGAAAAAGGGGATTACTTCTTCTTCCATGTGTTGGACGAAACCCTGGCCTATCAGGTGACAGAGATCCAGGTGGTAAAGCCCGAAGAAGTCTCTGTATTAAAGATTCAGGAAGGGCAGGATCTGGCATCGATCATTACCTGTACTCCTTACGGGTTAAACACACACCGCCTGATCGTAACTGGAAAGCGGGTGCCTTATGAGGCAAAACAAGCAAACAGCATGGGAGAAGAACTGCCCTCTGCAAGGGAATTGGTGTTTACCCTGTTGCCGTTTGCGTTCTTATTATTATTCCTCCTGTATATCTGGAGAGAAAGGAGACGGACAATCAATGAAGCGAAATATGATGACAAGATTTAG
- a CDS encoding Fic family protein, which yields MIQDKFSMEQQDNIFYAKRNIVDSIYSQSKLEGIAVTFPDTQEIYEGRSVAGLSVEDIVKVNNLKHGWEFLFDTVDYPLDLRYVRQLNKEIGVGIVTNAGDLRNSDVSIGGTSWKPEIPIYEKIESEIQAIMNADLSVTERAITIMLYIMRSQMFFDGNKRTAQLAANQIMIQGGAGVLRIPVECQKEFFAKLIGYYETGDMREVKRFVYDTSIDGFVKKQTEQPEISAEMFRKAVQEKRFRK from the coding sequence ATGATTCAAGATAAATTCTCAATGGAGCAACAAGACAATATTTTTTATGCAAAGCGAAACATTGTAGATAGTATTTATTCCCAGTCAAAATTAGAAGGAATTGCGGTTACCTTTCCAGATACACAGGAAATCTATGAGGGACGTAGCGTTGCCGGATTAAGTGTGGAGGATATCGTAAAAGTAAATAACCTAAAACATGGATGGGAATTTTTGTTTGATACAGTAGATTATCCATTAGATTTGCGTTATGTGCGTCAATTAAACAAAGAAATTGGTGTAGGAATCGTAACAAATGCTGGGGATTTGAGAAATTCAGATGTCAGTATTGGTGGAACATCTTGGAAGCCAGAGATTCCAATTTATGAAAAAATAGAATCGGAGATTCAGGCGATTATGAATGCGGATCTGTCCGTGACTGAAAGAGCGATTACGATCATGCTTTATATCATGCGTTCCCAGATGTTTTTTGATGGAAATAAGCGGACGGCGCAGCTTGCAGCCAATCAGATCATGATTCAAGGCGGTGCAGGTGTTCTCCGTATTCCGGTAGAGTGTCAGAAGGAATTTTTCGCAAAGCTGATTGGATATTATGAAACAGGGGATATGAGAGAAGTGAAACGCTTTGTTTATGATACATCCATTGATGGATTTGTAAAGAAACAGACAGAACAACCGGAAATATCTGCAGAGATGTTCCGAAAAGCGGTTCAGGAAAAACGGTTCCGGAAGTAA
- a CDS encoding class B sortase, which yields MRKSKGLLGLVFLLVLLGVGCFYLAYREQKPFQEIKVKGEALQKLVVQETVSQEADPMERTIDFAALQRINPEIVGWLYVPQIGVDSPILTGQTDTEYLTKDFEGAYSPLGSIFTFAGARLSDSQVYLFAHNMASGQMFGSLKQFTNDAFLAANPQAYLYTPERVRKLQVEDWTYLQADDPCFSSRESQETARVTLVTCVGYFQTPKRLAVNTKVVEERTAF from the coding sequence ATGAGAAAAAGTAAGGGACTTTTGGGATTGGTCTTTTTGTTAGTGCTGCTGGGTGTGGGCTGCTTTTATCTGGCATACCGGGAACAGAAACCATTCCAAGAAATCAAGGTGAAAGGGGAAGCGCTGCAGAAACTGGTGGTACAAGAGACTGTCAGCCAGGAGGCAGATCCCATGGAACGTACCATTGATTTTGCAGCACTGCAGCGCATCAATCCGGAAATCGTGGGATGGCTGTATGTACCCCAGATCGGGGTAGACAGCCCCATCCTGACGGGACAGACAGATACGGAATACCTGACCAAAGATTTTGAAGGGGCATACAGCCCACTGGGGAGTATTTTTACCTTTGCAGGAGCCAGGCTTTCGGACAGTCAGGTGTATCTGTTTGCCCACAACATGGCTTCCGGACAGATGTTCGGGAGCCTGAAACAATTCACGAACGATGCGTTTCTGGCAGCAAATCCGCAAGCCTATCTGTATACACCGGAGCGTGTCCGGAAACTGCAGGTGGAAGACTGGACGTATCTGCAGGCGGATGATCCCTGCTTTTCCAGTCGGGAAAGTCAGGAGACTGCCAGAGTCACGCTTGTGACCTGTGTGGGATATTTTCAGACCCCAAAGCGGCTGGCAGTGAATACAAAGGTAGTGGAAGAACGCACTGCCTTTTAG
- a CDS encoding MSCRAMM family protein gives MKKWKRILSAVLAVLLLSGSMPVWAAETVDPDEQAGDIQELKEKLEGLIPEEELGKYTKKEPIGEARVEGETQDRSSFFSAVGSQATIRPGTPHAYGSWNTTEFSVQTETGTHLGYCAEPNSPTPSGVFQVSKLENDLIKAMLLVSIGGPAYDVSKPYFESPSVQAHIPDIYGCCHAVIGYLYGGYTTGLNYNQLAWVYNISVELKERWVKVVRDRGLMDQYTAYVAYNDKQDIVWIEKDQKGSLNLKKESANPEMTDGNSCYSKEGAIYGVYKEQACTTKIADLTTDAQGNSNTVEVDAGTYFVKEIKAPKGFVLDKKVHPVMVTAGRTSIMKVKDIPTLDPVGVLLGKIDKETNQNKPQGSASLEGAEFTVKYYQTISDSDPGQAGQSPERTWVFRTDKDGFCEYNTQYLVSGGELYLAPSGVPSLPLGTITIQETKAPEGYLLNSEIYVVKITSNNDGSEFVYTYNQPKIPETLLTLDIVKVLRGKDTPISGVVFLHTDSKGNQEEVTTDDKGQAVLKGLTRGTHTIQEKSVPDGYTKNPGVLKFSVDENNKITLLENTATDKTGTMKFTVREDGTAQLSVEDVLAPYELIVHKVNDHAKVLEGAEFTLYKDEECKQELQKATSGKDGILRFQDLEVETKYYLKETKAPEGYRIPVNSDGTDIVYEIYTKSDPQKDLFEYYVNGKKYTDTTGDFAITGTKAEREVHLKVVNFVGMQMPETGSPWTLGIVLVGIGCLIVAGYFMKRKGKQEDEEK, from the coding sequence ATGAAAAAATGGAAACGGATCCTGTCTGCAGTTCTGGCGGTCTTGCTGCTGTCAGGAAGTATGCCTGTATGGGCGGCAGAGACAGTGGATCCAGACGAACAGGCAGGAGACATCCAGGAACTCAAAGAAAAGCTGGAAGGACTGATCCCCGAAGAAGAGCTTGGGAAGTATACAAAAAAGGAACCAATCGGAGAGGCACGTGTAGAAGGGGAAACACAGGATCGGAGCAGCTTTTTTTCGGCAGTGGGATCACAGGCAACGATCCGGCCGGGGACACCCCATGCTTACGGCTCCTGGAATACAACGGAATTTAGTGTACAGACGGAAACGGGTACCCATTTGGGATACTGTGCAGAACCAAACAGTCCCACTCCATCAGGCGTATTTCAGGTCTCAAAATTAGAGAATGACCTGATTAAGGCAATGCTGTTGGTCTCCATAGGTGGACCGGCATATGATGTCAGCAAGCCCTATTTTGAATCACCATCTGTGCAGGCGCACATTCCGGATATTTACGGATGCTGTCATGCTGTGATTGGCTACCTGTATGGCGGATATACCACAGGACTGAATTACAACCAGCTGGCATGGGTGTATAACATTTCCGTGGAACTGAAAGAACGGTGGGTAAAGGTTGTCCGAGATCGTGGTCTGATGGATCAGTATACCGCTTATGTTGCGTATAACGATAAACAGGATATTGTGTGGATTGAAAAAGATCAGAAAGGCAGTTTAAACCTTAAAAAAGAGTCGGCTAACCCGGAGATGACAGATGGAAACAGTTGTTATAGTAAGGAGGGTGCAATCTATGGTGTTTATAAAGAGCAGGCTTGCACCACAAAGATTGCAGATTTGACCACCGATGCGCAGGGAAACTCCAATACTGTGGAAGTGGATGCCGGTACCTATTTTGTCAAAGAGATCAAGGCTCCCAAAGGGTTTGTCCTGGATAAAAAAGTACATCCGGTGATGGTCACAGCCGGACGGACTTCTATTATGAAAGTCAAGGATATTCCAACGTTGGATCCAGTTGGTGTGCTTTTAGGAAAAATCGACAAAGAAACCAACCAGAATAAACCACAGGGAAGTGCTTCATTGGAAGGTGCAGAGTTTACAGTGAAATATTATCAGACAATTTCTGATAGTGATCCAGGGCAGGCAGGACAGTCGCCGGAGCGCACTTGGGTGTTCCGAACAGATAAAGATGGATTTTGTGAATACAACACACAATATTTAGTCTCAGGAGGCGAACTGTACTTAGCACCGTCTGGAGTTCCGTCTTTACCATTGGGAACAATCACAATTCAGGAAACAAAAGCTCCAGAAGGATATTTGCTGAACTCGGAAATTTATGTAGTCAAGATTACCAGTAACAATGACGGCAGTGAGTTTGTGTATACTTACAATCAACCCAAAATTCCAGAAACCTTGCTGACACTGGATATCGTGAAAGTCTTAAGAGGCAAAGATACGCCAATCTCAGGCGTGGTATTCCTACACACGGATTCCAAAGGAAACCAGGAGGAAGTGACAACGGATGACAAGGGACAGGCCGTGTTGAAGGGGCTGACCCGTGGCACCCATACCATTCAGGAGAAAAGCGTACCGGATGGATATACCAAAAATCCAGGTGTTTTGAAGTTTTCGGTGGATGAAAACAACAAGATCACGCTGCTGGAAAATACGGCAACAGACAAAACCGGAACCATGAAATTTACGGTTCGTGAGGATGGAACGGCACAGCTTTCTGTAGAGGATGTATTAGCCCCCTATGAGCTGATCGTCCACAAGGTCAATGATCATGCAAAAGTACTGGAAGGGGCAGAATTTACCCTCTATAAAGACGAGGAGTGCAAGCAGGAATTGCAGAAAGCGACCAGTGGAAAAGATGGAATCCTGCGGTTTCAAGATCTGGAAGTGGAAACGAAGTATTATCTGAAAGAGACCAAAGCACCGGAGGGTTACCGGATCCCGGTGAATTCGGACGGCACGGATATCGTGTATGAAATCTACACCAAAAGTGATCCGCAAAAAGATCTCTTTGAATACTATGTGAATGGAAAGAAGTATACGGATACAACCGGGGATTTTGCCATTACCGGAACGAAAGCAGAACGGGAAGTGCATCTAAAAGTAGTAAATTTTGTGGGAATGCAGATGCCGGAAACCGGAAGCCCTTGGACATTGGGAATCGTTTTGGTGGGAATCGGCTGTCTGATAGTGGCAGGATACTTTATGAAGAGAAAGGGGAAACAGGAAGATGAAGAGAAATAA
- a CDS encoding 3'-5' exonuclease: MSKKIELIHIKPWERDQYPDFKSKTELKKQKLMPGYHVKPRAIVEWKKYEDYYLYDRNKTVPYHESQREKKRKRMEKKKRDEARTCKGCGTKFHSYLLRHKGVPFRQAERLCADCYFKTFQKYKKGIVYDLETTGVNPWKDEPLSMCIMDLQGKVIFEHYFRPEHTKSWPDAAAIHGITPEKVANESPMSFYRDQIQKIFDASDILITYNGINFDDSFLEAAGIKLPEVMQFDVMREYAWLIHDWDEYHQGWRWWRLIDCAAYYGYEFSAHDAAEDVKATLYCYKKMVFGEN, encoded by the coding sequence TTGAGCAAAAAAATTGAACTCATACATATCAAGCCCTGGGAACGTGACCAGTATCCGGATTTTAAATCTAAAACAGAGCTAAAGAAACAGAAATTGATGCCGGGCTATCATGTGAAACCAAGAGCTATTGTAGAATGGAAAAAATATGAGGATTATTACCTTTATGACAGGAACAAAACCGTTCCATATCACGAATCACAGAGAGAAAAGAAGAGGAAGAGGATGGAAAAGAAAAAGCGGGACGAAGCACGAACTTGTAAAGGCTGTGGGACGAAATTTCATTCTTATTTGCTTCGCCACAAGGGAGTACCATTTCGGCAAGCAGAACGATTGTGTGCAGATTGCTATTTTAAAACATTTCAGAAATACAAAAAAGGAATCGTGTATGATTTAGAGACCACTGGGGTAAATCCATGGAAGGATGAACCGTTGTCTATGTGCATTATGGATCTGCAGGGAAAAGTAATTTTTGAACATTACTTTAGGCCGGAGCATACAAAATCCTGGCCAGATGCGGCAGCGATTCATGGAATTACACCAGAAAAGGTGGCAAATGAATCTCCGATGTCCTTCTATCGGGATCAGATTCAGAAAATTTTCGATGCTTCAGATATTTTGATTACCTATAACGGGATTAACTTTGATGATTCATTTTTAGAAGCTGCGGGCATCAAGCTCCCAGAAGTAATGCAATTTGATGTGATGCGTGAGTATGCCTGGCTGATACATGATTGGGATGAATATCATCAGGGGTGGCGTTGGTGGAGACTGATTGATTGTGCAGCGTATTATGGCTATGAGTTTTCGGCTCATGATGCAGCCGAAGATGTAAAAGCAACGCTATATTGTTACAAGAAGATGGTTTTTGGGGAGAACTAA
- a CDS encoding pilin N-terminal domain-containing protein, giving the protein MKRNMMTRFSAGCLALLLTFGSVCSVQAAQEPAEPNTGQSPEQTVQMGSVTVQLTPGKEGTSVADVEFFLTKVGEIQDSTYTLLPEYESTKIDLNTLTTAEQLESAAKKLAETAKQEPGKKTDGTGQVVFEKQELGVYLLTAKDQPGYDLVSPTLLSIPTMETDETLHYDIKVEPKHTPRPAEHTAPQTGLFDATIWYVEGGVLLLVLAGGLVIAAKRHEKK; this is encoded by the coding sequence ATGAAGCGAAATATGATGACAAGATTTAGTGCCGGATGTCTGGCACTGCTATTGACCTTTGGGAGCGTCTGCAGTGTGCAGGCAGCTCAGGAACCAGCAGAACCGAATACCGGGCAAAGTCCAGAGCAGACGGTACAGATGGGAAGCGTGACCGTCCAACTGACACCGGGAAAAGAGGGAACCAGCGTAGCGGATGTGGAGTTTTTCCTGACGAAAGTAGGGGAGATCCAGGACAGCACCTATACGCTGCTTCCGGAATATGAATCCACAAAGATCGATTTGAATACGCTGACCACTGCAGAGCAGTTGGAAAGTGCAGCAAAGAAGTTGGCAGAGACCGCCAAACAGGAGCCGGGTAAAAAAACGGATGGAACCGGACAGGTGGTGTTTGAAAAACAGGAGCTGGGAGTGTATCTTTTAACGGCCAAAGACCAGCCGGGGTACGACCTGGTATCCCCGACCCTCTTAAGCATCCCTACCATGGAAACAGACGAAACCTTACATTACGACATCAAAGTGGAACCGAAGCACACCCCGAGACCAGCCGAGCATACGGCACCCCAGACCGGACTGTTTGATGCCACCATTTGGTATGTAGAAGGGGGAGTCCTCCTTCTGGTGCTTGCCGGGGGACTGGTAATTGCAGCAAAACGACATGAGAAAAAGTAA